The Clostridium sp. AWRP genome has a window encoding:
- a CDS encoding cold-shock protein gives MNGTVKWFNGEKGFGFITGEDGKDVFAHFSQINSNGYKTLDEGQKVSYDVVEGPKGLQAENITTI, from the coding sequence ATGAATGGTACAGTAAAATGGTTTAATGGAGAAAAGGGATTTGGATTTATCACAGGAGAAGACGGAAAAGATGTTTTTGCACATTTTTCTCAAATAAATTCAAATGGTTATAAAACACTTGATGAAGGTCAGAAAGTTTCTTATGATGTAGTTGAAGGGCCAAAAGGACTTCAAGCAGAGAATATTACTACTATTTAG
- a CDS encoding FtsX-like permease family protein: protein MENKSQYFGSLALIVISCLLFTMFNQLKINMSKITSSFEKNYNLEDASFITEKKILDVKNLESKFNMVVEESKSVDYEVSSGKTLRILTYNTKVNIPAVTEGKLPDKGEILMDPAYARANKLKIGDHITLYKNIFEISGFMSLPNYIYSLKSENDLISDPNSFGIVVIGKDDFDKINMGSRFYSIRFKGSRNNLSSRIFDIKDYLNRSNIVVLRWISASENPRITYVNLKLEGINKMSSSMPIAILAITCILTGVVMWRMLKKEFTSIGTLYAIGYKKREIMNHYMRYPLIIAVLGGILGTILGGFALKPLLNLMITYFNMPIETIEFNLKYIFISIILPVIFLGVSGYFVINKALKYSPLQLMRGGDQKSKVSFIERNLKLDIFKFSTKFKIREQLRNTGRSAFLLLGIIFATMLLLLGFAQKSSFDFLINKSFGEAFRYRYYYVFNSLQIEKPAIGEAFLEIPFAVKGNDNTNLTVYGINPNSKYVLLKNMSGEKLNYKKVIITRSLAERLKVKSGDTIDIINKLNSKPYKITIDSIAETYAGEYIFMPILRLNNMLKYSSNSYIGLWNINKIDIPQSKLLSSGTVDDLKNAFNSMTQPLQYSIAIVSFVSFLIGLIVVYVVTSLIIDENRKSISLMKVFGYKRKEIYSLILNSSFFIVVLGYILGIPLLLISLEAMFKSLTKSMNFEFPVVIDYPYIILGFLILWFTYEISKMLNKRKINRIKMEEALKSEME, encoded by the coding sequence ATGGAAAATAAGTCACAGTATTTTGGATCCCTAGCTCTTATAGTAATAAGTTGTTTGCTTTTTACCATGTTTAATCAACTGAAAATAAATATGAGTAAAATAACTTCTTCATTTGAGAAAAATTACAACCTTGAAGATGCAAGTTTTATAACAGAGAAAAAAATTTTAGATGTAAAAAATTTGGAATCAAAATTTAATATGGTAGTAGAAGAAAGCAAGTCAGTTGATTATGAAGTTTCTAGTGGTAAAACTTTACGAATATTAACTTACAATACAAAAGTAAATATACCTGCTGTAACTGAGGGAAAATTACCTGATAAAGGGGAAATTCTTATGGATCCTGCATATGCAAGAGCAAATAAATTAAAAATTGGTGATCATATTACTTTGTACAAAAATATTTTTGAAATATCGGGTTTTATGTCCCTTCCAAATTATATATACTCTTTGAAATCTGAAAATGATTTGATTAGTGATCCAAATAGTTTTGGAATAGTGGTTATTGGAAAAGACGATTTTGATAAAATAAATATGGGGAGCAGGTTTTACTCAATAAGATTTAAAGGTAGTAGAAATAATTTAAGCTCTAGGATATTTGACATTAAAGATTATTTAAATCGTAGTAATATAGTTGTTTTGAGGTGGATAAGTGCAAGTGAAAATCCTAGAATAACGTATGTAAATTTGAAACTAGAGGGAATAAATAAAATGAGTTCTTCAATGCCTATTGCAATATTAGCAATTACATGCATACTTACAGGAGTAGTTATGTGGAGAATGTTAAAAAAGGAATTTACGTCAATTGGAACGCTCTATGCAATTGGCTATAAAAAAAGAGAAATTATGAATCATTATATGAGGTATCCTCTTATAATTGCAGTACTAGGTGGAATACTGGGTACAATTTTGGGTGGCTTTGCCCTAAAGCCCTTGTTAAATTTAATGATTACTTATTTTAATATGCCTATAGAAACCATAGAGTTTAATTTAAAATATATTTTCATAAGTATTATATTACCAGTCATTTTCCTTGGAGTTAGTGGATATTTTGTTATAAATAAAGCACTTAAATATTCACCCCTTCAGCTTATGAGAGGAGGAGATCAAAAGTCAAAAGTCAGCTTTATTGAAAGAAATTTAAAACTTGATATATTCAAATTTTCAACTAAGTTTAAAATAAGAGAGCAACTTAGAAATACTGGAAGAAGTGCATTCCTATTACTTGGAATTATTTTTGCAACTATGCTGCTGCTTTTAGGATTTGCACAAAAGAGCTCTTTTGATTTTTTAATAAATAAAAGCTTTGGCGAAGCTTTTAGATACAGATATTATTATGTATTTAATTCTTTACAAATAGAAAAGCCTGCAATTGGCGAAGCTTTTTTAGAAATACCATTTGCAGTGAAGGGAAATGATAATACAAATTTAACAGTGTACGGAATAAATCCTAATTCTAAATATGTTTTATTAAAGAATATGTCAGGTGAAAAACTCAATTATAAAAAGGTTATAATAACAAGATCGTTAGCTGAAAGATTAAAAGTTAAAAGCGGTGATACAATTGATATTATAAATAAGCTGAATTCAAAACCATATAAAATAACTATTGATAGCATAGCTGAAACTTATGCAGGAGAATATATATTTATGCCTATTTTGCGTCTCAATAATATGCTCAAATATTCTTCTAATAGCTATATTGGGCTTTGGAATATTAATAAAATAGATATTCCTCAATCTAAATTGCTTAGTAGTGGAACAGTTGATGATCTTAAAAATGCATTTAATTCAATGACACAGCCACTTCAATACTCTATTGCCATTGTATCATTTGTATCATTTTTGATTGGACTTATTGTAGTATATGTTGTAACTTCTTTAATCATAGATGAAAATAGGAAAAGTATATCTCTGATGAAAGTTTTTGGATATAAAAGGAAGGAAATTTATTCACTCATTTTGAATAGCTCTTTTTTCATAGTAGTTCTTGGATATATTTTAGGAATACCTTTGCTTTTGATATCTCTTGAGGCTATGTTCAAATCTTTGACAAAGAGCATGAATTTTGAATTTCCTGTTGTTATAGACTATCCTTATATCATTTTAGGATTTCTTATACTATGGTTTACTTATGAAATTTCAAAGAT
- the rd gene encoding rubredoxin, with amino-acid sequence MIDNKAFYKLSYGLYVVSSISEGRKNAQIANTVFQITSNPAILAVSINKKNLTHDYIQRSKFIGVSALSIETPIEFIGKFGFKSGRDIDKFEGVSFKTMESGVPIILDNTSSYFDLKVEKEIDVLTHTIFICKVLNAELLNDVEQITYKYYQDMKRGISPKVEANIPQNKDEASKNTGKYECTVCGYIYDPSVGDPDSGISPGTPFENIPDDWTCPICGVTKDNFKQIV; translated from the coding sequence ATGATTGATAATAAAGCTTTTTACAAATTAAGCTATGGATTATACGTTGTAAGCTCTATTTCGGAGGGAAGAAAAAATGCTCAAATTGCAAATACAGTTTTTCAAATAACATCAAACCCTGCTATTCTCGCAGTGAGCATAAACAAAAAGAATCTTACCCATGATTATATACAAAGGAGTAAATTTATAGGTGTATCTGCTCTATCCATAGAAACTCCTATTGAATTCATTGGCAAATTTGGATTTAAATCAGGAAGGGACATTGATAAATTTGAAGGAGTATCATTTAAGACAATGGAAAGTGGTGTCCCTATAATATTAGACAACACATCATCCTATTTTGACTTAAAGGTTGAAAAAGAAATTGATGTTTTAACTCATACAATATTTATCTGCAAAGTACTAAATGCAGAACTACTTAACGATGTAGAACAAATTACCTATAAATATTATCAGGATATGAAACGAGGAATCTCCCCTAAGGTTGAAGCAAACATCCCGCAAAATAAAGATGAAGCTTCGAAAAATACAGGAAAGTATGAATGTACAGTGTGTGGATACATTTACGATCCATCTGTTGGAGATCCTGACTCAGGAATTTCACCTGGTACTCCATTTGAAAACATACCAGATGATTGGACTTGTCCAATATGTGGGGTTACTAAAGATAATTTTAAACAAATTGTATAG
- the nudC gene encoding NAD(+) diphosphatase, with protein MNNNFKISSDTLKRSKGSDLCCMFYKQNLLVKKEENIFVIPTFNDIKLLDIHYQTEFFLGSIEKKSCFAIESTSELNLPINFNLMDLYDLGSLLDEQSFLISGRASQILNWDKTHRFCSKCGSKTENKKDEMAKICPNCNHIMYPVICPAIIVAVTKGDKILLAHNNGFKDNMYGLIAGFVEAGEDLNSAVKREIFEEIGIKVKNIEYYRSSPWPFPNSLMIGFFAEYESGHIKVDGSEIKQASWFTKDNFPNIPKKFTIARSLINEFSKRNQ; from the coding sequence ATGAATAATAATTTTAAAATATCATCTGATACCTTAAAAAGAAGTAAAGGTAGCGACTTATGTTGTATGTTTTATAAACAAAATCTATTAGTGAAAAAGGAAGAAAATATTTTTGTAATTCCTACCTTCAACGATATTAAATTGCTAGATATTCACTATCAAACTGAATTCTTTTTAGGCAGCATTGAAAAAAAATCTTGCTTTGCCATTGAATCAACTTCTGAATTGAATTTACCAATTAATTTCAACTTAATGGACTTGTACGACCTTGGTTCTCTACTTGATGAACAATCTTTTTTAATATCAGGACGGGCTAGTCAAATACTGAATTGGGATAAGACTCATAGATTCTGTAGCAAATGTGGCTCTAAAACGGAAAATAAAAAAGATGAAATGGCTAAAATTTGTCCAAACTGTAATCACATAATGTATCCTGTAATTTGTCCCGCCATAATAGTTGCAGTTACTAAGGGTGACAAGATACTTCTTGCACATAACAATGGATTTAAAGACAATATGTACGGCTTAATTGCCGGCTTTGTAGAGGCCGGAGAGGATTTAAATAGTGCTGTAAAAAGAGAAATTTTTGAAGAAATTGGTATAAAAGTAAAAAATATTGAATATTACAGAAGCTCTCCGTGGCCATTTCCAAATTCCTTAATGATAGGATTTTTTGCAGAATATGAATCCGGCCATATAAAAGTTGATGGAAGTGAAATAAAACAAGCTAGTTGGTTTACAAAAGATAATTTTCCTAATATACCTAAAAAATTCACTATTGCAAGAAGTTTAATTAATGAATTTTCTAAAAGGAATCAATAA
- a CDS encoding ferritin, translating to MLSNKLIKAINDQINYEMYSANIYFSMKAYCDSLDLDGFSNFFKVQIEEENYHISKFYDFLKRTNARILIGSIDSPDNNYDSINDVFNKALTHEKKVTARIYNLMDLATEEKEHATVSLLKWFIDEQIEEEDTFGKIVKKLDKISGNSAALYMLDTELQSRTFVPPVNENAN from the coding sequence ATGTTAAGTAATAAACTTATAAAAGCTATAAACGATCAGATAAACTATGAAATGTACTCAGCAAATATTTACTTTTCCATGAAAGCATACTGTGATTCATTGGATCTAGATGGATTTTCAAACTTCTTTAAAGTGCAAATTGAAGAAGAAAACTACCATATATCAAAATTTTATGATTTTCTAAAAAGAACAAATGCCAGAATACTCATTGGATCTATAGATTCACCTGATAACAATTATGATTCAATAAATGATGTTTTCAACAAAGCACTAACACATGAAAAAAAAGTTACTGCAAGAATTTACAATTTGATGGATCTTGCTACCGAAGAAAAAGAACATGCCACAGTAAGTTTACTCAAGTGGTTTATAGATGAGCAAATTGAGGAAGAAGACACTTTTGGTAAGATAGTTAAAAAATTGGATAAAATAAGTGGTAATTCTGCAGCACTTTATATGCTAGATACAGAACTTCAATCAAGAACTTTTGTACCACCAGTAAATGAAAATGCTAACTAA
- a CDS encoding ABC transporter ATP-binding protein, whose amino-acid sequence MLVEVENLKKSYKTGEVITNVLNGVEMSLDKGEIGVILGPSGSGKSTLLNMIGGIDRCDSGKIAVNKIEITKLNDTELTDYRRNYIGFIFQFYNLIQNLTVLENVEVVSNISKAPLKTDKILKAVGMFDKRYRFPRELSGGEQQRVSIARAVVKNPKLLLCDEPTGALDFSTSREILKLLQKVNEEFKTTILMITHNTAISHMAHRIYKVRNGEITDKILNDTIVPVERIEW is encoded by the coding sequence ATGCTTGTTGAAGTAGAAAATTTAAAGAAAAGCTATAAAACCGGAGAGGTTATTACAAATGTGTTAAACGGAGTTGAAATGAGTCTAGATAAAGGTGAAATTGGAGTAATTTTAGGACCATCAGGATCTGGAAAATCAACACTTCTCAATATGATAGGTGGAATAGATAGGTGTGATTCTGGGAAAATAGCAGTAAATAAAATTGAAATTACAAAGCTAAATGATACTGAACTTACGGATTATAGAAGAAATTATATAGGATTTATATTTCAGTTTTACAACTTGATACAAAACTTAACTGTTCTTGAAAATGTAGAAGTAGTTTCAAATATAAGTAAGGCACCTTTAAAGACAGATAAAATATTAAAAGCAGTAGGAATGTTTGATAAAAGATATAGATTTCCAAGAGAGTTGAGTGGAGGAGAGCAGCAGAGGGTTTCAATTGCAAGGGCAGTAGTTAAAAACCCAAAGCTCCTTTTATGTGACGAACCAACTGGAGCGTTAGATTTTTCAACATCTAGGGAGATATTGAAACTTTTACAGAAAGTAAATGAAGAATTTAAAACAACTATACTTATGATAACTCATAATACAGCAATAAGTCATATGGCCCACAGGATTTACAAAGTTAGAAATGGAGAGATTACAGACAAAATTTTAAATGACACAATTGTCCCTGTAGAAAGGATTGAGTGGTAG